A single Candidatus Cloacimonadota bacterium DNA region contains:
- a CDS encoding nitroreductase family protein, producing MDFQELADNRRAYRSLEKCEITPELVDDLASTLKLAPSCFNNQPWQFVFVYDEPKLKEMHESLAKGNEWAQKASMMIAVFAKKESDCNIKIREYFLFDTGMATAYLILRATELGLIAHPIAGYSHKKVREILGIPEGNIVIALVIIGKKSDTLNPDLSERQKRDEKQRPQRKANELFVHHNIYKDLDN from the coding sequence CGTATCGTTCCCTCGAAAAATGCGAAATAACACCTGAGCTGGTCGATGATCTGGCGAGTACACTCAAACTGGCTCCATCATGTTTTAATAACCAACCATGGCAATTCGTATTTGTGTATGATGAACCAAAGTTGAAAGAGATGCATGAATCTCTTGCAAAAGGTAATGAATGGGCTCAAAAAGCATCGATGATGATTGCGGTCTTTGCTAAAAAAGAATCTGATTGCAATATCAAGATCAGAGAGTATTTTCTTTTCGATACAGGCATGGCAACAGCATATCTGATATTACGGGCTACTGAGCTTGGACTTATTGCCCATCCTATTGCGGGTTACAGCCATAAGAAGGTAAGAGAGATTCTCGGAATCCCGGAAGGCAATATCGTCATTGCACTGGTCATCATCGGCAAGAAATCCGATACACTTAATCCTGATCTGTCAGAGAGACAGAAAAGAGATGAGAAACAGCGACCTCAACGAAAAGCAAATGAGCTGTTTGTTCATCATAACATATACAAAGATTTAGATAATTAG
- a CDS encoding redoxin domain-containing protein, with translation MNKLNIGDMAPDFTLKDHHNKDFKLSEQHGKKVLLSFHPLAWTKVCAQQMKSLEEHKDTFEELNTVAVGFSVDTVPCKHAWAKELKVWNTPLLSDFWPHGKVTEKFGLFLAEKGFSQRANIVIDEQGKIVFLKIYDIPELPDIQEIIDFLKHS, from the coding sequence ATGAATAAACTTAATATCGGCGATATGGCACCGGATTTTACGCTGAAAGATCATCATAACAAAGATTTTAAGCTATCAGAACAACATGGAAAAAAAGTACTTCTTTCCTTCCATCCTCTTGCATGGACAAAAGTATGTGCACAGCAGATGAAATCTCTCGAAGAGCATAAAGATACTTTTGAAGAACTCAATACTGTTGCCGTCGGGTTCAGTGTCGATACCGTTCCGTGCAAGCACGCATGGGCGAAGGAGTTAAAAGTATGGAACACCCCTTTGCTTTCGGATTTCTGGCCACACGGAAAAGTTACTGAGAAGTTCGGGCTGTTTTTAGCTGAAAAAGGTTTTTCTCAGCGTGCAAATATCGTTATTGATGAGCAAGGAAAAATTGTGTTCCTCAAAATCTATGATATACCGGAACTTCC